In one window of Malassezia japonica chromosome 9, complete sequence DNA:
- a CDS encoding uncharacterized protein (TransMembrane:1 (n7-18c26/27o1072-1092i); SECRETED:SignalP(1-23); BUSCO:EOG09260QVP; COG:S; EggNog:ENOG503NWQ6), with the protein MPSFVRLAVCWLVLLAVFAQGSGVHGFLQFLSPRKPAPPIVGHFAPYFGVPRTESGAMRFVHPRFQRFIRADQDVNAKTSTAIVSATDSGTYGAVNPRDGATVWRRYDKIGLEGVYSMDDAIVTLSGKGGAVARAVVGKTGILLWETRLHNETDAPDVEGPAVHASGLVDDTFVVTNAHEVRRLRVGHVAWRWAPEEGVDKVRVVATLPSGEFMYVVAAAATGKAWRPRIYQLSQRGELLATHNVDMDLAEGPYGMVILPWAKRSHIPVGLHVQTGGPHLAFLGTDRAVHAVRIDDANPRKTLQRVKARSANAFVSVQDVGLGDRGFFVARRADHAAEVVRVDEDGRLHSAWEFDEPAPDAVYDGVLDRQGHAYILRVYFTLAQKMLNQHVFWADARTGHDRGQVTGMSFQYDHDLHGNVLAAPFEVGKVSPVQLMVRIALVTSSGAIHLVQDGEHHWVLEEGLAEDPKTLMVSLPDAALGKSAVALRHARNADTAPLVALERESFGHRIARHLVLLAKLPEVVIEWVIAERGGIEWVSRLLLDTHKDETPVFRQPVAGGARVEGTNASIIAPREVPDEALARLAHDPFGFRKMVVAASKRGKVYGLEMTLEGSALLWQRSLLGYGAGEGAAEPKVNVTHIVQTRPTGTLLGGVPVPPVVAIVVQTTEPGEATQTRVYELNPLTGEFANGLDDGVLLCPKPIRELVVLPLAMDAGDVRTLGAVCDETMTVYPPAPSTLARIATELPKLHLPVLAQDALRGHVLRPAEKGTFYAVPTWQWRLGNGEQVVSMHDLPTDHIASLGRVLGDRSVLYKYLNPHGRLVTTYTAADQAANVYLLDTVSGSVLYHLRVPDVEMSEGLHTTFVENWITVQYATNQTKEGSLPQPTPANAPPWFAETKQGYTHRLVSIELYEPTAEQTPEVSSLVTGTGGNVTSYAMPLAFAHSFLLPYGVQMTATTRTILGVATKGLLVATDRENIVMIPRRILDARRPLGKPSASDMEEGLFTYAPEIPDEPAWHITRTFYRLAFVTGLSTSPSLLESSSMVLSTGLDWMYTMASPSGQFDRLQASFNKLQLVLTIAGLVVGILLTNPIVRGRRLVARW; encoded by the exons ATGCCGAGCTTCGTGCGGCTGGCCGTGTGCTGGCTGGTGCTGCTTGCGGTGTTTGCGCAAGGCAGCGGCGTGCATGGATTCCTGCAGTTTCTGAGCCCACGcaagcctgcgccgccgatcgtCGGCCACTTTGCGCCGTACTttggcgtgccgcgcacggaaAGCGGCGCGATGCGTTTTGTGCATCCGCGCTTCCAGCGCTTTATCCGCGCGGACCAGGACGTGAATGCCAAGACCTCGACGGCGATTGTGTCGGCAACGGATAGCGGGACGTACGGCGCGGTGAAcccgcgcgacggcgcgacggtCTGGCGCCGCTACGACAAGATCGGCCTCGAAGGCGTCTACTCGATGGACGACG CCATCGTCACGCTCAGCGGCAAGGGCGGCGCAGTGGCGCGCGCAGTCGTCGGCAAGACGGGCATCCTCCTCTGGGAGACGCGCCTGCACAACGAGACGGACGCGCCCGACGTCGAGGGgccggccgtgcacgcgtcgggcctcgtcgacgacaCGTTCGTCGTGACCAACGCAcacgaggtgcgccgcctgcgcgtcggccacgTCGCCTGGCGGTGGGCGCCAGAGGAGGGCGTAGACAaggtgcgcgtcgtcgcgacgctgcccTCGGGCGAATTCATGTACGTGGttgccgccgcggcgacgggcAAGGcgtggcggccgcgcatTTACCAGCTgtcgcagcgcggcgagctcctcgcgacgcacaACGTCGACAtggacctcgccgaggggCCGTACGGTATGGTAATCCTCCCTTGGGCCAAGCGCTCGCACATCCCGGTCGGCTTGCATGTGCAGACCGGCGGGCCGCACCTCGCGTTCCTCGGCACGGACCGTGCGGtgcacgcggtgcgcatTGACGACGCGAACCCCCGCAagacgctgcagcgcgtcaaggcgcgcagcgctaACGCGTTTGTCAGCGTGCAGGacgtcggcctcggtgaCCGCGGTTTCTttgtcgcgcgccgcgccgaccacgCCGCGGAAGTCGTGCGCGTGGACGAGGACGGGCGCTTGCACTCGGCATGGGAGTTTGACGAGccggcgcccgacgcggtgtacgacggcgtgctcgaccgccaGGGCCACGCGTACATCTTGCGTGTCTACTTTACGCTCGCCCAAAAGATGCTCAACCAGCACGTCTTTTGGGCGGacgcgcgcaccggccaCGACCGGGGCCAGGTCACGGGCATGTCGTTCCAGTACGACCACGACCTGCACGGAAACGTGCTCGCCGCCCCGTTCGAGGTCGGCAAGGTGTCGCCTGTCCAGCTGATGGTGCGCATTGCGCTCGTCACGTCTTCCGGCGCGATCCACCTCGTGCAGGACGGCGAGCACCACTGGGTGCTTGAAGAGggccttgccgaggaccCCAAGACACTCATGGTCTCGCtgccggacgcggcgctcggtaagagcgccgtcgcgctgcgccacgcgcgcaACGCGGATACGGCACCGCTTGTCgcactcgagcgcgagtcgTTCGGCCACCGCATCGCACGCCACCTCGTGCTCCTGGCCAAGCTGCCGGAGGTGGTAATCGAGTGGGtgatcgccgagcgcggcggtaTCGAGTGGGTGTCGCGTCTCTtgctcgacacgcacaAGGACGAGACGCCCGTGTTCCGCCAGCcggtcgccggcggcgcgcgtgtcgagggGACGAACGCGTCGATcatcgcgccgcgcgaggtaccggacgaggcgctcgcgcgcctcgcccacGACCCGTTCGGCTTCCGCAAGATGGTCGTCGCGGCATCCAAGCGCGGCAAGGTGTACGGCCTCGAGATGACGCTTGAGGGCAGCGCCCTGCTCTGGCAGCGCTCGCTCCTGGGCTACGGGGCGGGCGAGGGCGCAGCAGAGCCCAAGGTAAATGTCACGCACATTGTGCAGACGCGCCCGAccggcacgctcctcggcggcgtcccAGTGCCGCCAGTCGTCGCAATCGTCGTGCAGACGACCGAGCcgggcgaggcgacgcagaCGCGCGTCTATGAGCTGAACCCGCTCACGGGCGAGTTTGCCaacggcctcgacgacggcgtgctgctgtGCCCGAAGCCAatccgcgagctcgtcgtgctgcCTCTGGCGATGgacgcgggcgacgtgcgcacgctcggcgccgtgtGCGACGAGACGATGACCGTGTATCCCCCGGCCCCatcgacgctcgcgcgcatcgccacGGAGCTGCCGAAACTCCATCTGCCGGTGCTCGCGCAagacgcgctccgcggcCACGTCTTGCGCCCGGCCGAAAAGGGCACGTTCTACGCGGTGCCGACGTGGCAgtggcgcctcggcaacggcgagcaggtcgtCTCGATGCACGACCTGCCCACCGACCACATCGCGAGCCTCGGCCGGGTGCTGGGCGACCGCTCGGTGCTGTACAAGTACCTGAATCCCCACGGGCGCCTTGTGACGACGTacacggccgccgaccaGGCGGCCAACGTCTACCTCCTCGACACGGTCTCGGGCAGCGTGCTCTACCacctgcgcgtgccggacgTGGAGATGAGCGAGGGGCTGCACACGACCTTTGTCGAGAACTGGATCACGGTGCAGTATGCCACGAACCAGACCAAGGAGGGCTCGCTGCCGCAGCCCACGCCGGCCAACGCCCCGCCGTGGTTCGCCGAGACGAAGCAGGGCTacacgcaccgcctcgtctCGATCGAGCTGTACGAGCCCACGGCCGAGCAGACGCCCGAAGTCTCGAGCCTGGTgaccggcaccggcggcaACGTGACGTCGTACGCGATGCCGCTCGCGTTTGCACACAGCTTCCTCCTGCCATACGGCGTGCAGATGACCGCGACCACGCGCACGATCCTCGGCGTGGCGACCAAGGggctgctcgtcgcgacgGACCGCGAAAACATTGTCATGATTCCCCGCCGgatcctcgacgcgcgccgcccgctcgGCAAGCCTTCGGCGTCGGACATGGAGGAGGGGCTCTTTACCTACGCCCCCGAGATCCCGGACGAGCCCGCGTGGCACATCACCCGCACTTTCTACCGCCTGGCGTTTGTCACGGGGCTCAGCACGAGCCCGTCGCTGCTAGAGAGCAGCTCGATGGTGCTCAGCACCGGCCTCGACTGGATGTACACCATGGCTTCGCCGTCCGGACAGTTTGATCGTCTACAGG CCTCGTTCAACAAGCTCCAGCTCGTCCTGACCATCGCAGGACTGGTCGTCGGTATCCTGCTCACGAACCCcatcgtgcgcggccgccgcctggtCGCACGCTGGTAA
- the ABP1 gene encoding actin binding protein (COG:Z; EggNog:ENOG503NUCT): MSLQVSLASPAIRTAYEKVLDGAQDYVVLSYKKLSNDLDVAASAKGTLDDLVEEFSDGKIQYAFTRVTDPNTQLPKFVLINWCGEGVPENRKGLFASHSASVADYFKAYHVSINARAEEDLVPQAIMRKVTDSSGSKYGAASSVSGGKIEPVGTNYKPVGTPDIRGMQAKAPKDTIQPTGTTYTPAREEIKQLREGKLGKESAPPPAPRPAPPPAKAPQPKGAAAPPRAPDARAADPVPDVRASDPVPDKTPSKPTDDDKIQPVGTAYTPVSVGRPGKLSADRTKLFSQTQAKETPPPSRGGRVASGGLSWSQRQEAARKEQQAEQAEEERQAPPAAPRAPPAPPAPPAPPAPPAPPAPEAPEAPSAASITSQMAKTNLDGQRATVLYDYEAAEDNELTLREGDILTQVDQVDDGWWSATAADGSVGLFPSNYVELLEEEEKEAAAAPEAPPAPRAPPAPEAPPAPPAPPAPPAPAPEAPPAPHLLRRLLPRHPRLLLLPRPPLRRLPPGAPGTCA, translated from the exons ATGTCGCTGCAGGTGAGCCTTGCCTCGCCCGCGATCCGTACCGCGTATGAAAAGGTGCTTGATGGCGCCCAGGACTATGTAGTACTTTCCTACAAGAAGCTGTCGAacgacctcgacgtcgcggcgtccgccaagggcacgctcgacgacctcgtcgaggagtTCTCGGACGGGAAGATCCAGTATGCGTTTACGCGCGTCACCGACCCCAACACGCAGCTGCCCAAGTTTGTGCTGATCAACTGGTGCGGCGAGGGCGTCCCAGAGAACCGCAAGGGGCTCTTTGCGTCGcacagcgcgagcgtcgccgactACTTCAAGGCGTACCACGTGAGCATCAACGCACGGGCCGAGGAGGACCTCGTTCCGCAGGCGATCATGCGCAAGGTCACCGACAGCAGCGGCAGCAAGTACGGCGCCGCTAGCTCGGTGAGCGGAGGCAAGATCGAGCCGGTGGGGACCAACTACAAGCCGGTCGGCACACCCGACATCCGGGGTATGCAGGCCAAGGCACCCAAGGACACGATCCAGCCGACCGGCACGACGTACACGCCGGCACGCGAGGAGATcaagcagctgcgcgagggcaAGCTTGGCAAggagagcgcgccgccgccggctccGCGCCCGgctccgccgccggccaaggcgccgcagccaaagggcgccgcagccccaccgcgcgcaccggatgcacgcgccgcggacCCGGTGCCGGACGTGCGTGCCTCGGACCCAGTGCCGGATAAGACACCGTCCAAGCCGACGGACGACGACAAAATCCAGCCGGTCGGCACGGCGTACACGCCAGTCTCGGTCGGACGCCCGGGCAAGCTGTCGGCAGACCGCACCAAGCTCTTTTCGCAGACGCAGGCGAAGgagacgccgccgccgagccgcggcggtcgtgTCGCGTCGGGCGGCCTCTCCTGGAGCCAGCGCCAGGAGGCGGCCAGGAaggagcagcaggccgaacaggccgaggaggagcggcaggcgccgccggccgcgcctcgtgcgccgcccgcgccgcccgctccgcccgcaccgcccgcaccgccggcgcctccggcgcccgaggcccCTGAAGCGCCAtccgccgcgtcgatcaCGTCGCAGATGGCCAAGACCAACTTGGACGGACAGCGTGCGACCGTGCTCTACGACtacgaggcggccgaggacaACGAGCTGACGCTCCGTGAAGGCGATATCCTTACGCAGGTCGACCAGGTCGACGACGGCTGgtggtcggcgacggccgccgacggcagTGTCGGCCTCTTTCCTTCGAACTATGTGGAGCTGctggaggaggaggagaaggaggcAGCTGCCGCTCCCGAggcaccgcctgcgccccgtgcgccgccggctccCGAGGCacctcctgcgccgcctgctcccccggcgccgcctgctccgGCACCCGAGGCACCTCCTGCACC GCacctcctgcgccgcctgctcccCCGGCACCCCCGGCTCCTCCTGCTCCCGAGGCCccccctgcgccgcctgcccCCCGGCGCCCCCGGCACCTGCGCCTga
- a CDS encoding uncharacterized protein (TransMembrane:1 (o606-623i)) produces MGQAQSQGRAGEVRIAAQQRVHVDIGRERAAYTIEAEVEVPPGKAARWPLLRIEHVALVSAKGATVLREGGDLLLVTERSDETRRIPIALYFTCALWARDGRPPSVVRLPVLRSVQNWVTCTFHGYDRVAVAADPPLDTPQERADGIEAPFAATSVLALEWATERQDTAPVAAPRAKVACAMHMAYEQLWAQRAFVPSAVMDFAAEVVLDDPHCVALARQGALTVEIDAMGQALHWDWLELESDPMRVSLQREVHAEAAAIPGALQRVDAMPAFSLAEAPIGSRTLDLLVDVGAVCGLFGADADAPLAFTVHGRCHLALDTPREDGVPRAVTLPMVRVPCAATHAVTYALHQATTPTPSPFQLEVVAPRPADALSLPVDEGCLVELDGAAACIVAYTRGTPRATQPMPVHSSVCFSSMHHKVWPGDGHLMHHILLQLHGPVQRAHQTILLYPLSILDGGGMSDLQAYVNGHSVSASLEAQVQTSVDAQETEPAPVLAAVSLHLPAAAVRGLKAQLELTYLTPWAPSASFEVVCPTPPTRVPVSMLQVHGTQRGVPRVLGDVAAHVSYTQDALLTTLAQRRARPHTVAFALQSAPSEAAVEGRDRRIYAAMLCAVIPVIFALYLHERRMRHLDTHVQALAMALDVDLADGHWAPVQHAWREAAAAGHHVYDAAAAALEHTPSNLWGETAALAPISRSYLPSWLARYVHAPAAWVRWVWQYLHYSWYST; encoded by the coding sequence ATGGGCCAGGCTCAGAGCCAGGGCCGTGCGGGGGAGGTGCGCattgccgcgcagcagcgtgtCCACGTAGACATagggcgcgagcgtgccgcgtacacgatcgaggcggaggTCGAGGTGCCGCCCGgaaaggcggcgcgctggcccctcttgcgcatcgagcacgTTGCGCTGGTGAGCGCGAAAGGAGCCACGGTCCTCCGCGAGGGAGGCGACCTGCTGCTGGTGacggagcgcagcgacgagacACGCAGGATCCCGATCGCGCTCTACTTTACTTGTGCGCTGTgggcgcgcgacgggcgcccGCCGAGTGTCGTGCGCCTTccggtgctgcgcagcgtgcagAACTGGGTGACGTGCACCTTTCACGGGTACGACCGCGtggcggtcgcggcggatcccccgctcgacacgccgcaggagcgcgcggaTGGCATAGAAGCGCCGttcgccgcgacgagcgtcctcgcgctcgagtggGCGACAGAGCGCCAAGACACCGCcccggtcgccgcgccgcgggccAAGGTGGCGTGCGCGATGCACATGGCCTACGAGCAGCTctgggcgcagcgcgcgtttgtgccgagcgccgtgatGGACTTTGCGGCGGaggtcgtgctcgacgatccgcactgcgtcgcgctcgcaaGGCAGGGCGCGCTCACGGTCGAGATCGACGCCATGGGCCAGGCCCTGCACTGGGACtggctcgagctcgagagcgacccgatgcgcgtctcgctccagcgcgaggtgcaTGCGGAGGCCGCGGCAATCccgggcgcgctgcagcgcgtcgacgcgatGCCCGCCTTttcgctcgccgaggcgccgatcggcagccgcacgctcgatctgctcgtcgacgtcggcgcggtgtgCGGGTTGTTTGGCgcggacgccgacgcgccgctcgcattcaccgtgcacggccgctGCCACCTCGCACTCGATACGCCACGCGAGGATGGCGTGCCCCGCGCCGTGACACTGCCGATGGTGCGtgtgccgtgcgccgcgacgcacgccgtgACCTACGCACTACACCaggcgacgacgccgacgccctCGCCGTTCCAGCTGGAagtcgtcgcgccgcggcccgccgatgcgctctCGCTCCCGGTGGACGAGGggtgcctcgtcgagctcgacggcgcagcagcgtgcaTCGTGGCCTATAcacgcggcacgccgcgcgcgacgcagccgaTGCCGGTGCACTCGTCGGTGTGCTTCTCGTCGATGCACCACAAGGTGTGGCCCGGTGACGGGCACCTTATGCACCACATCCtcctgcagctgcacgggccggtgcagcgcgcacACCAGACCATCCTCCTCTATCCGCTGAGCATACTCGACGGGGGGGGCATGAGCGATCTGCAGGCGTACGTCAACGGCCACAGCGTCAGTGCCTCGCTCGAAGCACAGGTCCAGACGTCGGTCGATGCACAGGAAAcggagcctgcgccggtcctcgccgccgtctCGCTGCACctgccggcggcggcggtgcgtggcCTCAAGgcacagctcgagctgaCGTACCTCACGCCTTGGGCAcccagcgcctcgttcgAGGTGGTGtgcccgacgccgccgacgcgcgtccCGGTGTCGATGCTCCAGGTGCACGGCAcacagcgcggcgtgccgcgcgtcctcggcgacgtcgcggcgcacgtaTCGTACACGCAAGACGCACTCCTCACGACCCTCGCACaacggcgcgcacggccccaCACCGTGGCGTTTGCGCTGCAGAGCGCCCcgtccgaggccgccgtcgagggccgcgaccggcgcatcTATGCGGCGATGTTGTGCGCCGTGATTCCGGTGATTTTTGCACTCTACttgcacgagcgccgcatgcgTCACCTCGACACACAcgtccaggcgctcgccatgGCACTCGACGTGGACCTGGCCGACGGGCACTGGGCGCCGGTGCAGCATGCGTGGCGCGAagccgccgcagcgggGCACCATGTCtacgacgcggccgccgccgcactcGAACACACGCCGTCCAATCTATGGGGCGAGACGGCGGCACTCGCACCGATTTCACGTTCGTATCTTCCGTCATGGCTCGCTCGCTACGTccacgcgccggccgcgtggGTGCGGTGGGTGTGGCAGTATCTACACTATTCTTGGTACTCGACATAG
- a CDS encoding uncharacterized protein (COG:S; EggNog:ENOG503P6TU) — protein MLPTLAPRVVRRALSTSVPARAQERKNDRNSGRRRLSRRPLPPFKEWVRNEGEQYRYPTPQKGPHWVANTPFPLNPSFRPPPPVHQSVRDDMWRLHTESPSEWTVRSLADKFRVSLPRAEAILRLKALEEEMSNEGKPLQTELQRNMERLLGSRPSTAIDLHVVPTTSPHAPRGAPYEEYSESANLAKIRSPLAAAIKRANEAHKQAMAQMPTGGPDTKGAAERVVAAAHPDRAPLKIKAVGAESYRGVGTVKRNQKRAAHRAQQRARRAGREKTSP, from the exons ATGCTtccgacgctcgcgccccgggtggtgcgccgcgcgctgagcacgagcgtgcctgcgcgtgcgcaagaGCGCAAGAACGACCGGAATagcgggcgccggcgcctgtcgcgccggccgctCCCGCCGTTTAAAGAGTGGGTGCGCAACGAGGGCGAGCAATACCGCTATCCCACGCCCCAAAAAGGGCCGCACTGGGTCGCGAACACGCCGTTCCCATTGAACCCCTCGTTCCGCcccccgccgccggtgcaccagtcggtgcgcgacgacaTGTGGCGCCTGCACACCGAGTCGCCCAGCGAGTGGACCGtccgctcgctcgcggaCAAGTTCCGCGTGAGTCtgccgcgtgccgaggcgattCTGCGcctcaaggcgctcgaggaggagatGAGTAACGAG GGCAAGCCGCTCCAgaccgagctgcagcgcaacatggagcgcctgctcggctcgcgcccgtcgacggcgatcgacctgcacgtcgtgccgacgacgagtccccacgcgccgcgcggtgcgccgtaCGAAGAGTACAGCGAGTCGGCGAACCTCGCCAAGAtccgctcgccgctcgccgcggcgatcAAGCGTGCGAACGAGGCGCACAAGCAGGCCATGGCCCAGATGCCTACCGGCGGGCCGGATACCAagggcgcggccgagcgcgtggtcgccgccgcgcaccccGACCGTGCCCCGCTCAAGATCAAGGCGGTGGGCGCAGAGTCGTaccgcggcgtcggcaccgTCAAACGCAACCAAaagcgggcggcgcaccgcgcgcagcagcgcgcacgccgcgcgggcCGGGAAAAAACTTCTCCGTAG
- the CWH43 gene encoding Protein cwh43 (BUSCO:EOG092605KN; EggNog:ENOG503NVQ6; COG:T; TransMembrane:17 (i21-50o82-107i114-133o145-165i186-203o275-295i307-328o340-358i365-384o396-413i466-488o508-528i535-551o557-576i588-611o623-641i662-680o)) produces MTRSKMVEPREAGRARASWSCSASWVAIAHTVLGYSAFAAALVVCLALHYHRVVKNHVAGWPDEYWPSVSATIGDWFPERNLFQVLVAVTSGPRFALVGLCGLLAALQGRPKRAAFLLVVGILRTFSCGGWIFVTSSDHALLHDVTMGLYIGLTPIWMAACFLSLAPAPDSKHAEAHQLAQRVRTYAAIAFYSCTPFMVRLYLRHRRDNVKGAYTDYAMFEWLLVVFDVLFDMGSVWDLKRFTVKISYDDTPAAEKEAPPPAPETPVWVSVVSRTYLACTAWSSMSCLISLIFYFSVSNMAAEGLELLVLAQSIGLFVVSFTPVRRWLVKGSEVETLPPYQQAVLWLVSFTTIATYCMGDDLTRLVVNAGCSALLAVISALDWATAWQAGRMDESATIWLMGFLMLVVARYWNHANSPLWPFLDASNGGQHVPGLVLGLLSLVPVVRQSPPAAPVRRRPEAIPYGGVRFAISALALGAWLCTMQTLLSDSGTVIAWGWTGYPVRGPRAVEHGVLVILAFAGGTLAALYRPRLGTAPLTVVLYGVGTAVLFYCDNWLGFLGGLAVAFTLPTMGLPLLQAALSHDPFAMLFSVWTIYTTLAFLGVLTVAYAFLPGAYIMREHTGAVLLLQYVLVAAGLGNARSAHVAERLAVQASTYRCAFRKAACALLAALVVLASVVPFWRHVPPRAIVPHYPEHKVLTAGIWTVHFGFDQLMRDSTRRMTSILKELKMDVIGLLETDLHRPAFANRDLTQYLAQELGMYADLGPSPKKHTWGAVLLSKFPIINSTHHLLPSPHGELAPAVSAYLDVFGTPVHVIVSHNGQEEDVLDRELQTKEIARILRESYPRPALFLGYVVTQPHARRPAPYEILFYDGGLMDVDQEDFDRWCQYLGYRAVERVGYARVSRYTVTDTELQTFKVHIPEYTVPPNRDLRPQRVPYNEPPDEPWAYPTSLIKPNGWLNAMHMYGPRLYPQYFRKVEV; encoded by the coding sequence ATGACACGGAGCAAGATGGTGGAGCCGAGGGAGGCGGGACGTGCGAGGGCGTCGtggtcgtgcagcgcgagtTGGGTCGCAATTGCACACACGGTGCTCGGATATAGTGCGTTTGCTGCTGCTCTGGTCGTGTGCCTTGCATTGCACTACCACCGCGTCGTGAAGAACCATGTCGCGGGCTGGCCGGACGAATACTGGCCGTCGGTCAGTGCTACGATTGGCGACTGGTTCCCGGAGCGCAACTTGTTCCAGGTGCTGGTTGCGGTGACGTCTGGGCCACGCTTTGCGCTTGTGGGACTTTGCGGACTGCTGGCCGCACTCCAGGGCCGGCCGAAACGCGCCGCGTTCCTGCTGGTCGTTGGCATCCTGCGCACGTTTTCATGCGGTGGGTGGATCTTTGTCACATCGTCGGAccatgcgctgctgcacgatGTTACCATGGGGCTGTACATTGGCCTCACGCCGATCTGGATGGCGGCGTGCTTCCTCTCgctggcgccggcgccggactcgaagcacgccgaggcacaccagctggcgcagcgcgtgcgcacctaTGCCGCGATCGCTTTCTATTCGTGCACGCCTTTCATGGTGCGCCTGTACCTgcggcaccgccgcgatAATGTCAAGGGGGCCTACACCGACTATGCCATGTTCGAGTGGCTGCTCGTGGTATTTGATGTGCTATTTGACATGGGCAGCGTCTGGGACCTGAAACGCTTTACGGTCAAGATTTCGTACGATGAtacgcccgccgccgaaaAGGAGGCGCCGCCCCCGGCCCCCGAGACCCCGGTGTGGGTGTCGGTCGTGTCGCGGACATACCTCGCGTGCACGGCATGGTCGTCCATGTCGTGCCTCATCTCTTTGATTTTCTACTTTAGTGTGTCGAACATGGCCGCCGAAggtctcgagctgctcgtgctTGCGCAGTCGATCGGCCTGTTTGTCGTCAGCTTCACGCCCGTCCGGCGGTGGCTGGTGAAAGGAAGCGaggtcgagacgctgccgcCCTACCAGCAGGCCGTGCTGTGGCTCGTGTCCTTTACGACGATCGCGACGTACTGCATGGGCGACGACctgacgcgcctcgtcgtgaACGCCgggtgcagcgcgctgcttgccgtGATCAGCGCGCTGGACTGGGCAACAGCGTGGCAGGCCGGCCGCATGGACGAGTCTGCGACGATCTGGCTCATGGGCTTCTTGATGCTCGTCGTGGCGCGCTACTGGAACCATGCCAACTCGCCGCTGTGGCCGttcctcgacgcgtcgaaCGGCGGGCAGCATGTGCCCGGCCTGGTGCTGGGCCTGCTGAGCCTCGTGCCCGTCGTGCGGCAGTCTCCTCccgctgcgccggtgcgccgccggcccgAGGCGATTCcgtacggcggcgtgcgctttGCGATTtctgcgctcgcgctcggtgcgtgGCTGTGCACGATGCAGACACTCCTCTCGGATTCCGGCACGGTGATTGCCTGGGGCTGGACCGGGTACCCCGTGCGTGGCCCccgcgcggtcgagcaTGGCGTGCTGGTCATTCTTGCGTTTGCAGGCGGCACACTCGCGGCGTTGTACCGCCCTCGGCTCGGGACGGCGCCGCTGACGGTGGTGCTCTATGGCGTCGGGACCGCCGTCCTGTTTTACTGCGACAACTGGCTTGGATTCCTGGGCGGCCTGGCGGTTGCCTTTACGCTGCCGACCATGGGCCTGCCGCTActgcaggccgcgctgAGCCACGATCCGTTTGCGATGCTCTTTTCGGTGTGGACGATTTATACCACGCTGGCGTTCCTCGGTGTGCTTACCGTTGCGTACGCCTTCTTGCCGGGCGCGTACATTATGCGTGAGCACACCGGTGCCGTGCTCCTGCTGCAGTACGTGCTTGTGGcggccggcctcggcaatgcgcgcagcgcgcacgtcgccgagcgcctcgcggtgcaggcgTCGACGTACCGCTGTGCGTTCCGCaaggcggcgtgcgcgctgctcgcggcACTCGTGGTGCTtgcgagcgtcgtgccgtTTTGGCGGCACGTTCCGCCGCGTGCGATTGTGCCGCACTATCCCGAACACAAGGTGCTCACCGCCGGGATCTGGACGGTGCACTTTGGCTTTGACCAGCTGATGCGCGacagcacgcggcgcatgaCCTCTATCCTGAAAGAGCTCAAGATGGACGTGATTGggctgctcgagacggaTCTGCACCGGCCTGCGTTTGCGAACCGCGACCTGACGCagtacctcgcgcaggagctaGGCATGTACGCGGACCTCGGCCCGAGCCCCAAGAAGCACACCTGGGGCGCAGTGCTCTTGTCCAAGTTCCCGATCATTAACAGCACGCACCACCTGCTCCCCTCGCCACACGGCGAGCTTGCGCCGGCGGTGTCGGCGTACCTTGACGTATTCGGCACGCCGGTCCACGTCATTGTGTCGCACAATGGCCAGGAAGAAGACGTGCTggaccgcgagctgcagacgAAGGAGATTGCGCGCATCCTGCGTGAGTCGTACCCTCGTCCGGCCCTCTTTTTGGGGTACGTCGTGACGCAACcccacgcgcgccgccccgcgccgTACGAGATTCTGTTCTATGATGGGGGGCTGATGGATGTCGACCAGGAGGACTTTGACCGCTGGTGCCAGTACCTCGGCTACCGTGCGgtggagcgcgtcggctacgcgcgcgtctcgcgctACACGGTGACAGACACGGAGCTGCAGACCTTCAAGGTGCACATTCCCGAGTACACCGTGCCGCCGAACCGCGACCTGCGCCcccagcgcgtgccgtACAATGAGCCCCCGGACGAGCCGTGGGCGTACCCCACCTCTCTCATCAAGCCCAACGGGTGGCTGAACGCGATGCACATGTACGGCCCCCGGCTCTATCCGCAGTACTTTCGCAAGGTAGAAGTGTAA